One Spirochaeta lutea genomic window, TCAGCTCTCCCAAACGCTTTCAAACCTTAGCCCAAATCCTCCGGTAAGCCATATCTATAATCCCCTGGACTATGCCCGGGAGGCCTACAATACCTATCTCCGGCGCTTTGCCCGCCAGGAGGGTGTGATTCTGTTTATGGGCATGAACCCCGGCCCCGACGGCATGGCGCAAACAGGCATACCCTTCGGGGCTGTTAACCAGGTTACCCAATACCTCGGTATCACCGAAGGGGTTACCCCCCCCCGAGGGGAGCTGCTGCATCCTAAAAAGCCGGTGACCGCCTTCAAGACTACCAAGATAGAGCCCAGCGGGAACCGCCTCTGGGGATTGTTCCGGGAGCTATTTCCCGACCCCGCTGACTTTTTCAGAGAACACCTGGTCCTGAACTTCTGCCCCCTGTTGTTTCTGAATCAGCGGGGCGCCAATGTTCCGCCCGACAAGCTCCCGGCCCAGGACCGGGGCATAATAACCCCCTGCGATCAGACCATGGCCGAAACCATACGAATCCTGCGCCCCCGGGCCCTGGTGGGCATTGGCAACTGGGCATACCAACGCTTTGTGTCCATCAAGGAAAATTACAACCTGCCAACCCCCGGGGTACACAAGATCCTTCACCCCAGTCCGGCCAGTCCGGCGGCAAACCGGGGTTGGTACAGCCAAGCAGCCAAGGCCCTCTACGGGGACGGCCTCTGGCCCCGGGATTACTATATTCAGGCTCAATCCCTGGAAAACCGCATAAAAACCGGCAAATGATCTGAAAATCCCGTACCTAACCGCTGAATAAAGCCCTTGGGCCGACCCTCCCGGGTCAATAAAAACTCCGGTGCAAAGACCCCATACTCCTCGACCCGCAACCCCGGAGCCTCCCAGGCAGCCCGATTAACCAGAATATGATCAATCCCTTCCCAGGTTCCCTGGTAGAAGTAACTCCCCCCGGGCACCCCGGCCCAAAAGCTATACAACCCTAGGTGCCCGGCTTCGAGCCAAGCCTCGGGGCTCGGGTGCTCGGCCAGGAGCCGAAGCCCGGGAGAACCCCCGGGATAAACCAACCCCAGGGCAGTGGGATAGTCTGCTGTCAGTCCCTCGTTATAGACCTCGTTTAAATCCCCTGCCACCA contains:
- a CDS encoding uracil-DNA glycosylase family protein; amino-acid sequence: MTLSDQLITLAHQLSQTLSNLSPNPPVSHIYNPLDYAREAYNTYLRRFARQEGVILFMGMNPGPDGMAQTGIPFGAVNQVTQYLGITEGVTPPRGELLHPKKPVTAFKTTKIEPSGNRLWGLFRELFPDPADFFREHLVLNFCPLLFLNQRGANVPPDKLPAQDRGIITPCDQTMAETIRILRPRALVGIGNWAYQRFVSIKENYNLPTPGVHKILHPSPASPAANRGWYSQAAKALYGDGLWPRDYYIQAQSLENRIKTGK